One genomic window of Paenarthrobacter ureafaciens includes the following:
- a CDS encoding LLM class flavin-dependent oxidoreductase, whose product MQIGVFSVSDITTDPTTGRTPTEHERIKASVAIAKKVEEIGMDVYALGEHHNRPFFSSSPTTTLAYIAAQTERITLSTATTLITTNDPVKIAEDFAMLQHLADGRVDLVLGRGNTAPVYPWFGKNIQDGIELAIENYSLLRKLWDEDTVNWSGKFRTPLQNFTSTPRPLDGVAPFVWHGSIRTPQIAEVAAYFGDGFFANNIFWPKEHYQQLIGLYRERYEHYGHGKADQAIVGLGGQFFMRKNSQDAVKEFRPYFDNAPVYGHGPSLEDFTSQTPLTVGSPQEVIEKTLTFREFFGDYQRQLFLIDHAGLPLKTVLEQLDLFGEEVLPVLRKEYAALKPAHVPDAPTHASRVAAALEANVSESAAAGTAGRES is encoded by the coding sequence ATGCAGATCGGCGTCTTCAGCGTCAGTGACATCACCACTGACCCCACCACGGGCCGCACCCCCACCGAACACGAGCGCATCAAGGCCTCCGTAGCCATTGCCAAGAAGGTCGAAGAAATCGGCATGGACGTCTACGCGTTGGGCGAGCACCACAACCGGCCGTTCTTCTCCTCCTCCCCCACCACCACCCTGGCCTACATCGCGGCCCAGACCGAACGCATCACGCTCTCCACGGCCACCACCCTGATCACCACGAATGACCCGGTGAAAATCGCCGAGGACTTCGCGATGCTGCAGCACCTGGCAGACGGCAGGGTGGACCTGGTCCTGGGCCGGGGCAACACCGCCCCCGTCTACCCCTGGTTCGGCAAGAACATCCAGGACGGGATCGAACTGGCGATCGAGAACTACAGCCTGCTGCGCAAGCTGTGGGACGAGGACACGGTGAACTGGTCCGGCAAGTTCCGCACCCCGCTGCAGAACTTCACGTCTACACCGCGCCCGCTCGACGGCGTCGCCCCCTTCGTCTGGCACGGCTCCATCCGCACGCCGCAGATCGCGGAAGTGGCTGCCTACTTCGGAGACGGCTTCTTCGCCAACAACATCTTCTGGCCCAAAGAGCACTACCAGCAGCTGATCGGCCTGTACCGCGAGCGCTACGAGCACTACGGGCACGGCAAGGCAGACCAGGCGATCGTCGGCCTGGGCGGGCAGTTCTTCATGCGGAAGAACTCGCAAGACGCGGTGAAGGAATTCCGCCCTTACTTCGACAACGCACCCGTGTACGGACACGGCCCGTCGCTGGAGGACTTCACCTCGCAAACGCCGTTGACCGTCGGCAGCCCGCAGGAAGTCATTGAGAAGACCCTGACGTTCCGTGAGTTCTTCGGTGACTACCAGCGCCAACTGTTCCTGATCGACCACGCCGGCCTGCCGTTGAAGACGGTCCTGGAGCAACTGGACCTCTTCGGAGAGGAAGTCCTTCCGGTCCTGCGCAAGGAGTACGCTGCCTTGAAGCCGGCCCACGTTCCGGACGCCCCGACGCACGCCTCCCGCGTGGCCGCAGCCCTGGAGGCCAACGTCAGCGAGTCCGCTGCCGCCGGAACCGCTGGTCGGGAGTCCTGA
- a CDS encoding transglutaminase-like domain-containing protein, which yields MERHVSAQLVFKTAANTKVAMAIAVAANPGYESLSETLAIECGGTEVPYKELQDHHGGRFQYMEFSEPSEVTVNYSADVVGRGIADSADPMELIRYVRPSRYAESDRLLPTSYAEFGTMQGAGLLEAVRNWVNGELRYVSGSSRGTDGAVETLLHRRGVCRDFAHLAIALLRSKDVPARLAAVYAPGLSPMDFHAVAEAYIDGAWHVIDPTGLAPREAMLRITAGRDSSDTAFLSTVGGSLTLKTLKVAATVEGELPVEDPGQLITLG from the coding sequence ATGGAACGCCACGTATCTGCCCAACTCGTCTTCAAGACAGCAGCGAACACCAAAGTTGCCATGGCCATCGCCGTAGCCGCCAACCCTGGCTATGAGTCGCTGAGCGAGACCCTCGCCATCGAATGCGGGGGGACAGAAGTGCCCTACAAGGAATTGCAGGACCATCACGGCGGGCGGTTCCAATACATGGAATTCAGCGAGCCCAGTGAAGTCACGGTGAACTACAGTGCGGACGTGGTTGGCCGGGGAATAGCGGACAGTGCGGACCCGATGGAACTTATCCGCTATGTCCGTCCCAGCCGCTACGCGGAGTCGGACCGTTTGCTGCCCACTTCCTATGCAGAGTTCGGAACGATGCAAGGTGCCGGATTGCTCGAGGCCGTGCGCAACTGGGTGAACGGTGAATTGCGCTACGTCAGCGGGTCCTCGCGGGGCACGGACGGGGCTGTAGAGACCCTGCTCCACAGGCGCGGCGTGTGCCGGGACTTTGCACACCTCGCCATCGCGCTCCTGCGGTCCAAGGACGTGCCTGCACGCCTGGCCGCCGTCTACGCCCCCGGCCTCAGCCCCATGGACTTCCACGCAGTCGCGGAAGCGTACATCGATGGCGCGTGGCACGTGATCGACCCCACAGGGTTGGCTCCGCGCGAAGCCATGCTGCGCATCACCGCCGGAAGGGACTCCTCGGACACCGCGTTCCTTTCAACGGTCGGCGGCAGCCTCACGCTCAAGACCCTGAAGGTCGCCGCAACCGTGGAAGGTGAGCTGCCCGTGGAAGACCCCGGGCAGCTGATAACCCTCGGCTAG
- a CDS encoding fumarylacetoacetate hydrolase family protein, with protein MTSPLPRRIARIQPLEPNSPDEQFFAANDAPDFDSDEGKRWTLVQSPFPGSRANAASPGRPGWEVGAVVEEASFRFLAPSVPVNVFGMAHNTGQPGRDLPPQAFHKAASSVIGPGDAIQLSSAVGYVDPEAELTVVVGSTARGLTLETARSAILGYTIGNDVSARDLQKTDELWISAKSQDTFTPAGPWIVTALDDSDLEISIVHNGNQLTPASSADLGWKVEEIMVYLTSFMTLRPGDLVLTGFPAECARIQPGDTVACRVEGIGELRNPVIAARWEGPHA; from the coding sequence ATGACTTCCCCGCTTCCCCGGCGCATCGCCCGCATCCAACCTTTGGAACCGAACAGCCCCGACGAGCAATTCTTCGCCGCCAACGATGCGCCCGACTTCGACTCCGACGAAGGAAAGCGCTGGACGCTGGTGCAGTCCCCGTTCCCGGGATCCAGGGCCAACGCAGCGAGTCCCGGAAGGCCCGGCTGGGAAGTGGGCGCAGTGGTGGAGGAAGCATCATTCCGCTTCCTGGCACCGTCCGTCCCTGTCAACGTTTTCGGCATGGCCCACAACACGGGCCAGCCCGGCCGGGACTTGCCTCCGCAGGCATTCCACAAGGCGGCTTCCAGCGTGATCGGGCCAGGCGATGCCATCCAGCTGAGCTCCGCAGTGGGCTACGTCGACCCCGAAGCCGAGCTGACCGTCGTCGTGGGTTCCACCGCCCGGGGCCTGACCCTGGAAACGGCGAGGTCGGCAATCCTGGGCTACACCATCGGAAACGACGTTTCCGCCCGCGACCTCCAGAAGACCGATGAATTGTGGATCAGCGCCAAGAGCCAGGACACCTTCACTCCTGCCGGCCCGTGGATCGTCACCGCACTCGACGACTCGGACCTGGAAATCAGCATCGTCCACAACGGCAACCAACTGACGCCGGCCAGTTCCGCCGACCTCGGTTGGAAGGTGGAGGAGATCATGGTCTACCTGACGTCCTTCATGACATTGCGGCCGGGCGACCTGGTGCTCACCGGTTTCCCGGCAGAGTGCGCCCGCATCCAACCCGGGGATACGGTGGCGTGCCGCGTGGAGGGCATCGGGGAGCTCCGGAACCCTGTCATCGCCGCACGATGGGAAGGTCCGCACGCATAG
- a CDS encoding SLC13 family permease has translation MRLAIIGAALLAAGAVAVVTGILPWSEVQVLVARVGPIMGFVAAMTVVTDLASDAGVFQWGADRIRRWASGRSYVLWLLLAAMAVLSTIFLSIDTTAVLLTPVVVTVTRQTGLPVLPFALATVWLANTASLLLPVSNLTNLLAQHNLDGISPAGFATLMWAPSLAAIIIPLAFIAVVFRRDLQRRYAPGPKKMIDPGSRTSIPGKHRADRILLPGTAAVLVLLLPALVSGLPVWLPASIAAVALLALFGFRRPRSLTINLVPWSLLLFTSGLFLVMEAARYLGLPELAGQVAGRGEGFPELLRLAATGALASNVVNNLPAYLLVEPLADTPLRTAALLIGVNAGPLITPWASLATLLWHDRLRKMNVLISWRGFALYGMIVAPVTLVAAVALLALTARVA, from the coding sequence ATGCGCCTCGCGATCATAGGGGCGGCCCTGCTGGCAGCCGGAGCAGTGGCCGTAGTAACAGGGATTCTTCCGTGGTCCGAAGTGCAGGTCCTGGTTGCCCGCGTGGGGCCCATCATGGGTTTCGTCGCGGCGATGACCGTGGTCACCGACCTGGCCAGCGATGCCGGTGTTTTCCAATGGGGTGCTGACCGGATCCGTCGATGGGCCAGCGGCCGCAGTTACGTTTTGTGGCTGCTGTTGGCGGCCATGGCCGTCCTGAGCACCATCTTCCTTTCCATCGATACCACGGCGGTGCTGCTGACTCCCGTGGTGGTCACGGTGACGCGGCAGACAGGATTGCCCGTCCTTCCCTTCGCACTGGCGACCGTATGGCTGGCAAACACAGCGAGCTTGCTCCTGCCGGTATCGAACCTGACCAACCTCTTGGCCCAGCACAACCTTGACGGGATCAGTCCTGCCGGGTTCGCAACGCTGATGTGGGCCCCTTCGCTGGCGGCCATCATCATTCCGCTAGCCTTCATCGCAGTAGTCTTCCGGCGTGACCTGCAACGAAGGTATGCCCCTGGTCCAAAGAAGATGATCGACCCCGGTTCCCGGACCTCCATCCCTGGAAAGCACCGGGCGGACCGCATCCTGCTGCCGGGGACGGCCGCGGTACTGGTACTGCTGCTACCGGCTTTGGTGTCGGGGCTTCCAGTGTGGCTCCCGGCTTCCATCGCCGCCGTCGCTCTGCTGGCCCTGTTCGGGTTCCGTCGGCCCCGCTCACTCACCATAAATCTGGTCCCGTGGTCCTTGCTGCTCTTTACCTCAGGGCTGTTCCTGGTGATGGAGGCCGCCCGCTACCTTGGATTGCCCGAGCTGGCAGGCCAAGTGGCCGGCAGGGGTGAGGGTTTTCCCGAACTGCTGCGGCTTGCTGCCACGGGCGCCCTGGCGTCCAACGTCGTGAACAACCTCCCGGCCTACTTGCTGGTGGAACCGCTCGCGGACACACCACTGCGGACGGCGGCCCTGCTCATTGGGGTCAATGCCGGGCCTCTTATTACTCCGTGGGCCTCGTTGGCCACCCTGCTGTGGCATGACCGCCTGCGCAAGATGAACGTGCTGATCAGCTGGCGGGGCTTTGCGCTGTACGGGATGATCGTCGCACCCGTGACCCTGGTGGCCGCAGTGGCCTTGCTGGCCCTCACGGCTCGAGTGGCATGA
- a CDS encoding GtrA family protein, which yields METAAETTEPRHATSGTPAVRHRLNRRKGLLRYPVIRQLIRFTGVGIICTASSLAIYAMLRPWVDPQIANAIALVLTSLLNTALNRRLTFKITGSKRRANDHLSGVIVILVALLITGGSLGILHLLRPEATVSEELWTTTLSGFVATAVRFTLLRHWIFRRARHV from the coding sequence ATGGAGACTGCCGCGGAAACCACTGAGCCGCGGCACGCCACCTCCGGAACCCCCGCGGTACGGCACCGCCTGAACAGGCGAAAAGGGCTCCTGCGATACCCGGTGATCCGGCAGCTCATCCGCTTCACCGGCGTCGGGATCATTTGCACCGCGAGTTCGCTGGCCATCTACGCGATGCTGCGTCCCTGGGTTGATCCGCAGATCGCCAACGCAATCGCGCTGGTCCTCACCTCGCTCCTGAATACGGCGCTGAACCGCAGGCTGACCTTCAAGATCACGGGAAGCAAGCGGCGGGCGAATGACCATTTGAGCGGCGTCATTGTGATCCTCGTAGCCTTGCTCATCACCGGCGGGAGCCTCGGCATCCTGCATCTCCTCCGGCCCGAGGCGACCGTCAGCGAGGAACTTTGGACAACGACGCTCTCCGGCTTTGTTGCCACCGCCGTCCGGTTCACCCTCCTGCGGCACTGGATTTTCCGCCGCGCCCGCCACGTCTAG
- a CDS encoding DUF1684 domain-containing protein: protein MAPEENEEFDDGVSTISAVDIVDWRLRTFALYDEVRKLAATDPFDAHNHWRHERDRMFATHPASALTDAMKASFAGLRTADYDPSFRMYAPLLPEGVGEEMNVSTGTDGVVPFVRIGTFELPGLGSLAAWRLRSYGGGIFVPFRDATAGKEGGSYGAGRYLLDTIKGSFHGLRHAGVEQEFILDFNFAYNPSCAYDEAWACPLAGPANRLAAEVPVGELYLPA from the coding sequence ATGGCTCCCGAAGAAAACGAAGAATTCGACGACGGCGTCTCCACCATCTCCGCTGTGGACATCGTGGACTGGCGGCTGCGGACCTTCGCCCTGTATGACGAGGTCCGGAAGCTTGCAGCGACGGACCCTTTCGATGCCCATAACCACTGGCGGCACGAACGTGACCGCATGTTCGCCACGCATCCCGCCTCAGCGCTGACGGACGCGATGAAAGCTTCCTTCGCCGGGCTACGGACCGCCGATTATGATCCCTCCTTCCGGATGTACGCCCCGTTGCTGCCGGAAGGCGTCGGCGAGGAAATGAACGTCTCCACGGGAACGGACGGCGTGGTCCCGTTTGTACGGATCGGCACGTTCGAGTTGCCGGGCCTGGGTTCATTGGCGGCTTGGCGGCTGCGCAGCTACGGTGGCGGCATCTTCGTGCCGTTCCGTGATGCCACTGCCGGCAAGGAAGGGGGCAGCTACGGCGCTGGACGCTATCTCCTGGACACGATCAAGGGGTCCTTTCACGGACTCCGCCACGCTGGTGTGGAGCAGGAATTCATTCTCGACTTCAACTTCGCCTACAACCCGTCGTGTGCGTATGACGAAGCGTGGGCCTGCCCGTTGGCGGGACCGGCGAACAGGTTGGCGGCGGAAGTGCCGGTGGGCGAGCTATATCTTCCGGCCTAG
- a CDS encoding MarR family winged helix-turn-helix transcriptional regulator has product MSGPSASSTVRLAAETWESLFRSQVAVMRKLQAGSAFKSLPVNEYDVLFTLSRCPSGQLRLNEINDKVLLSQSSLSRLVDRLEKRGLVERTTAPDDGRGVLLSLTEAGRELQKSIGRDHVREIAQLVAPALTAEEQRELLRLTDKLRASVAGHQQSGTGARPLA; this is encoded by the coding sequence ATGTCCGGCCCTTCGGCTTCCTCCACAGTCCGACTTGCCGCCGAAACCTGGGAGTCGCTCTTCCGCTCCCAGGTGGCGGTGATGCGGAAGCTCCAAGCCGGTTCGGCGTTCAAGTCGTTGCCGGTCAACGAGTACGACGTCCTTTTCACGCTATCGCGCTGCCCTTCGGGCCAACTGCGGCTGAACGAGATCAACGACAAAGTGCTGCTGAGCCAGTCGAGCCTGAGCCGCTTGGTGGACCGCCTTGAAAAGCGGGGACTCGTGGAGCGGACAACAGCCCCCGACGACGGCCGCGGAGTCCTGCTGTCCCTCACGGAGGCCGGGCGCGAGTTGCAGAAGTCGATCGGCCGCGACCACGTGCGGGAAATCGCCCAGTTGGTAGCACCGGCGCTCACGGCCGAAGAGCAACGCGAGCTGCTTCGCCTGACGGACAAGCTGCGGGCATCCGTCGCCGGGCACCAGCAATCCGGCACGGGCGCCCGGCCGCTGGCCTAG
- a CDS encoding cysteine desulfurase family protein → MIFLDAASTTPVRREVLEAMWPYLSGEFGNPSSHHSLGEAAASALADARSAVAKVLDCRAGEITFTSGGTEADNLAVKGIALARQAADPSLNRVVISAVEHPAVEESARYLERVHGFTVDVVPVDGDGLVTVEALGAVLRRETALVSIMYANNEVGTVQPVADLARAAHALHIPFHTDAVQAAGWLPLDVKALGVDALSLSGHKLGAPKGSGVLFTKGRLRLEPLIHGGGQERGRRSGTENVAGAVAVATALNLSHAEAAAASADVAALRDNFIAAVREAVPGAVLTGHPSRRLPSVASFCFPGTSGESVLLELERLGVVCSSGSACAAGSDAPSPVLLALGISPETAQTAVRFSFTSAVTAAELEHAAAAVAAAVGRVRNLVNHPK, encoded by the coding sequence ATGATCTTCCTGGACGCAGCCTCCACCACTCCGGTCCGCCGTGAAGTGTTGGAAGCCATGTGGCCCTATCTCAGCGGCGAATTCGGCAACCCATCCAGCCACCACAGCCTGGGTGAAGCCGCTGCCTCCGCGCTCGCAGACGCCAGGTCCGCCGTTGCGAAGGTCCTTGACTGCCGCGCCGGAGAAATCACCTTCACGTCCGGCGGCACTGAAGCGGACAACCTTGCCGTCAAAGGCATCGCCCTGGCACGGCAGGCAGCAGACCCGTCCCTGAACCGCGTGGTCATCAGCGCCGTCGAACATCCGGCAGTGGAGGAATCGGCGCGCTACTTGGAACGCGTCCACGGTTTCACCGTTGACGTGGTCCCGGTGGACGGCGACGGGCTGGTGACCGTGGAAGCCCTCGGCGCGGTCCTCCGCCGGGAGACGGCTTTGGTCAGCATCATGTACGCCAACAACGAGGTGGGCACTGTCCAACCCGTGGCGGACCTTGCCCGGGCGGCTCACGCGTTACATATCCCGTTCCACACGGACGCCGTCCAGGCCGCGGGCTGGTTGCCCCTCGATGTGAAAGCCCTCGGTGTGGATGCCCTCAGCCTGTCCGGGCATAAGCTCGGTGCGCCCAAGGGTTCGGGCGTGCTTTTCACCAAGGGGCGCTTGCGTCTGGAACCGCTGATCCACGGAGGAGGGCAGGAACGGGGCCGGCGTTCGGGAACCGAGAACGTTGCCGGTGCCGTTGCGGTCGCGACAGCATTGAACCTGAGCCACGCCGAAGCCGCTGCCGCATCTGCGGACGTGGCTGCCCTGCGCGACAACTTCATCGCCGCGGTACGGGAAGCAGTGCCGGGAGCCGTCCTCACCGGCCATCCGTCCCGGCGCCTGCCCTCGGTTGCGTCGTTCTGCTTCCCGGGAACCAGCGGGGAATCCGTGCTCCTGGAGCTTGAACGGCTCGGGGTGGTGTGCTCCAGCGGCTCGGCCTGCGCAGCTGGTTCCGATGCTCCGTCACCGGTGTTGCTGGCACTGGGCATCAGCCCTGAAACGGCACAGACTGCCGTACGCTTCAGTTTTACCTCTGCCGTCACCGCTGCCGAACTGGAGCATGCAGCCGCAGCGGTGGCTGCCGCCGTCGGGCGTGTCCGCAACCTGGTAAACCACCCCAAGTAG
- the nadC gene encoding carboxylating nicotinate-nucleotide diphosphorylase, with translation MTNLTLPAAAVRDILERAFAEDAPNGDITSQLLIPADARATAVLNARVPGVLSGGTVFRDAMKLIDPDTDVQLLLGDGDTFDAGTHLARVSGSARSVLMAERVGLNLVQRMSAIATKTAEFVRLVEGTRARITDTRKTTPGLRVLERYAVRCGGGANHRYSLSDAVLAKDNHLAVMTGGDPKKLTALLAAAKAQLGHTTHFEVEVDRADQIEPVLAAGVDTIMLDNFTPEELRAGVKQVDGRAIVEASGNVNLHTVAEIAATGVDVVSIGGLTHSVAALDLGLDVELDIAPGTDPVRP, from the coding sequence ATGACTAACCTCACCCTCCCCGCGGCGGCCGTCCGGGACATCCTGGAGCGTGCCTTCGCCGAGGACGCGCCCAACGGAGACATCACCTCACAGCTGTTGATCCCCGCGGACGCCCGCGCAACCGCAGTCCTCAACGCCCGTGTCCCCGGAGTCTTGAGCGGTGGAACCGTCTTCCGCGACGCGATGAAACTCATCGACCCGGACACTGACGTTCAGCTCCTGCTCGGGGACGGTGACACGTTCGACGCCGGCACCCACCTGGCGCGGGTCAGCGGCAGCGCGCGTTCAGTCCTGATGGCCGAACGGGTGGGACTCAACCTGGTCCAGCGCATGAGCGCAATTGCTACGAAAACCGCCGAATTCGTCCGTCTGGTGGAGGGAACCCGGGCCCGGATCACCGACACCCGCAAGACCACCCCAGGGCTTCGTGTCCTGGAACGGTACGCCGTCCGCTGCGGCGGGGGAGCGAACCACCGTTACAGCCTCTCCGACGCCGTGCTGGCCAAGGACAACCACCTCGCCGTCATGACGGGCGGGGATCCGAAGAAGCTCACCGCACTTCTGGCGGCAGCGAAAGCACAGCTGGGCCACACCACCCACTTCGAAGTGGAGGTAGACCGGGCAGACCAGATTGAGCCCGTCCTGGCAGCGGGTGTGGACACCATCATGCTGGACAACTTCACTCCCGAGGAACTTCGTGCCGGGGTGAAGCAAGTGGACGGACGGGCGATCGTCGAAGCAAGCGGCAACGTCAACCTGCACACGGTGGCGGAAATCGCCGCGACGGGAGTTGACGTCGTCTCGATCGGTGGACTCACGCACAGCGTGGCCGCGCTGGACCTGGGGCTGGATGTCGAGCTGGACATCGCGCCGGGAACCGACCCCGTCCGGCCATGA
- the nadB gene encoding L-aspartate oxidase has product MTSNPISAAHPADARTLIVLGSGIAGLYAALLGAEAGAQVTLLTKGGLEESNTWFAQGGISAVLEEPAPGDTVAAHIEDTLKAGAGHCDPEAVRVLCTEAREDIAGLVRFGVRFDSDDDGDPALGLEAAHSAPRILHAGGDATGARVAAALIGSVLEFRSAGRIRVVSRAHATSLVQTDGRISGVAYVQDGQPVTVQADAVLLATGGAGQLFAQTTNPSVATADGLALAWRAGAAVSDLEFFQFHPTCLARPAGAPGGTEPLLISEAVRGEGALLLDAFGQRFMPDYHPDAELAPRDVVSRSIALHLAALGDPNGHVFLDATVIEAKRGSGFLEKRFPTISQRTREAGFDWTREPVPVAPAAHYWMGGVVTDLHGQTSVPGLYAAGEVACTGVQGANRLASNSLLEGLVFARRAVRAAVDAVPLRAGSAAGGLPLTHAAGTPSPADGARPPSEYAGTEPFSRGALQRLMTAKAGVLRSGVLLAEAEAALDAWADGPLPAAGVASTDVRAHEDANLLLAAQLLVRAARARRQSLGAHYRSDTAAAPAVVDHSDKPHSMSPKASLVHD; this is encoded by the coding sequence ATGACCTCGAACCCCATCTCCGCCGCGCATCCCGCGGACGCCCGGACGTTGATCGTCCTCGGCAGCGGCATCGCCGGACTCTACGCAGCCCTCCTCGGAGCCGAGGCCGGAGCCCAGGTGACGCTGCTGACCAAAGGCGGGCTGGAGGAAAGCAATACCTGGTTTGCCCAGGGCGGCATCTCAGCCGTCCTGGAGGAGCCTGCCCCCGGAGATACCGTGGCAGCCCACATCGAGGACACCCTCAAGGCCGGTGCCGGGCACTGCGACCCTGAAGCGGTCCGGGTGTTGTGCACCGAGGCGCGGGAAGATATTGCCGGATTGGTCCGGTTCGGCGTGCGCTTCGACAGCGACGACGACGGCGACCCCGCCTTGGGGCTCGAAGCCGCCCACTCCGCGCCGCGCATCCTGCATGCCGGTGGCGACGCGACAGGCGCCCGGGTGGCGGCTGCGCTGATTGGCAGCGTGCTCGAATTCCGGTCTGCCGGGCGGATCCGGGTAGTGAGCCGGGCCCACGCCACCTCCCTGGTCCAAACGGATGGCCGGATCTCCGGTGTGGCCTACGTGCAGGATGGTCAGCCGGTCACCGTCCAAGCCGATGCCGTCCTGCTTGCTACCGGGGGAGCCGGGCAACTGTTCGCCCAGACCACGAATCCGTCCGTGGCTACTGCCGACGGACTTGCGTTGGCGTGGCGGGCCGGAGCAGCCGTGTCCGACCTGGAATTCTTCCAGTTCCACCCCACCTGCCTGGCCCGTCCAGCCGGAGCACCGGGTGGGACGGAGCCGTTGCTGATCTCGGAAGCCGTGCGGGGCGAGGGTGCGCTCCTGCTGGACGCCTTCGGTCAGCGGTTCATGCCTGACTACCATCCCGACGCCGAACTTGCTCCCCGTGACGTTGTCTCCCGCAGCATCGCCCTGCACCTTGCTGCCCTGGGGGACCCCAACGGACACGTGTTCCTTGATGCCACAGTCATCGAAGCCAAACGCGGCAGCGGCTTCCTCGAGAAGCGCTTCCCCACCATCTCCCAACGCACCCGTGAAGCGGGCTTCGATTGGACCAGGGAACCCGTTCCCGTGGCGCCCGCGGCCCACTACTGGATGGGCGGCGTGGTGACGGACCTGCACGGGCAGACCTCTGTTCCCGGTTTGTATGCCGCCGGTGAAGTTGCCTGTACCGGTGTGCAGGGGGCTAATCGCCTGGCAAGTAATTCGTTGCTTGAGGGGCTGGTGTTTGCGCGGCGGGCAGTTAGGGCAGCGGTTGATGCGGTCCCTCTGCGTGCTGGCTCGGCCGCGGGCGGCCTCCCCTTGACGCACGCTGCCGGGACCCCCTCACCCGCGGACGGGGCTCGGCCGCCGTCGGAATATGCGGGGACTGAGCCGTTTTCCCGGGGCGCCTTGCAGCGGCTCATGACGGCCAAGGCCGGGGTTCTTCGCAGCGGAGTGCTGCTGGCCGAGGCGGAGGCCGCCCTGGATGCCTGGGCCGACGGCCCGCTTCCCGCAGCCGGCGTCGCTTCGACCGATGTCCGCGCGCACGAGGATGCCAACCTCCTGTTGGCCGCCCAACTGCTGGTGCGGGCGGCACGGGCACGGCGGCAATCCCTGGGAGCGCACTACCGAAGCGACACAGCGGCCGCACCCGCCGTCGTCGACCATTCTGACAAGCCACACTCCATGAGCCCGAAAGCGAGCCTCGTCCATGACTAA